One Corallococcus exiguus DNA segment encodes these proteins:
- a CDS encoding S66 peptidase family protein, with protein MKRCVRWLKPLPLRPRDTVQVVAPAGPFEQAPFEAGLRILSERYSPVVRPDIGASHRYLAGDDARRQEELSHAFLDRASRAIFCARGGYGSSRLLPELPIDKAGPVAFTGFSDLTSIHCALQALHRVSIHAPVLTQLGRQSTQVHDYFFRLLESAEAPPPLTGNATYVPGTAEGTLVGGNLSVFSRLLGTPYMPPLDGAVLLLEDVTERPYRIDRMWTHLRLAGVFSRVRGIVLGDFTACEEKDANYSSADVLRELARDAKLPCAAGFPIGHGAINYPVALGTHVRLDADAARLTFLEGAVSPG; from the coding sequence ATGAAGCGCTGCGTGCGTTGGCTCAAGCCCCTTCCGCTCCGTCCCCGCGACACGGTGCAAGTCGTCGCCCCCGCGGGTCCCTTCGAACAGGCCCCCTTCGAGGCCGGACTGCGCATCCTCTCCGAGCGCTACTCCCCGGTGGTCCGGCCCGATATCGGCGCCTCGCACCGCTACCTCGCCGGGGATGACGCCCGCCGCCAGGAGGAGCTGTCACACGCGTTCCTCGACCGCGCCTCCCGCGCCATCTTCTGCGCTCGGGGCGGCTATGGCAGCTCTCGCCTGTTGCCGGAGCTGCCCATCGACAAGGCCGGCCCTGTCGCCTTCACCGGCTTCTCCGACCTGACGTCCATCCACTGCGCGCTCCAGGCCCTGCACCGCGTCTCCATCCACGCGCCCGTGCTCACGCAGCTGGGCCGCCAGTCCACCCAGGTCCACGACTACTTCTTCCGCCTGCTCGAATCCGCGGAGGCCCCGCCGCCCCTCACCGGCAACGCCACCTACGTCCCCGGCACCGCCGAGGGCACCCTCGTGGGCGGCAACCTGTCTGTCTTCTCCCGGCTCCTGGGCACGCCGTACATGCCGCCGCTCGATGGCGCCGTGCTCCTCCTGGAGGACGTCACCGAGCGCCCCTACCGCATCGACCGCATGTGGACCCATCTGCGGCTCGCCGGTGTCTTCTCCCGTGTGCGCGGCATCGTCCTGGGTGACTTCACCGCCTGCGAGGAGAAGGACGCGAACTACTCCAGCGCGGACGTGCTCCGTGAGCTGGCGCGCGACGCGAAGCTGCCCTGCGCCGCGGGCTTCCCCATTGGCCATGGCGCCATCAACTACCCCGTGGCCCTGGGCACGCACGTGCGCCTGGACGCGGACGCCGCGCGCCTCACGTTCCTCGAAGGCGCGGTGAGCCCCGGATGA